The genomic window tatacacatatatatatatatatatgtatatttatacatatatatatactcatatacatatatatacatatatgcatatatacacacacatatacacatgcattttccaattacagatttacaaatcctttcaaacaaacataaaaattttatatctaGATGAATTTcagttacatctaaccaaacacaagatttgattagcatctgtattttttaaaaccaagtatttctaattacattgtaattagaaatccactgcatttagaattacatccaaccaaacgctaccTAAGACTTTGTTTGATGTATGGTGAAAATCAAGTCTTttagcttgatttttttttttataattatagttaagacctaaagaaaaaatatgtaatcaatttttattataatggaGATAGGTGAACGAGAGTTATAattgaatatataattaatagcattatttattaagttttaaGTAGGCTAGTCAATAGaacttaatttgatattttgaaaaagaGTGGATAAACCACCGATTTATCGAAGGAAAAGATAAGAGTACAAATAGTTAAGttctctcaccagaagtgaggaaCAGATACAGACTAAAAAGCAGGGGAGCTGAAAGTAAATAAGAGTCTAAGCGGTAGGAAGATATCGTCTGCCCAAGATCTCGGGCGCACTGTCTAGAAATGTGGAAGGAGAACTACTCACGGGTTTGCATTGTGGTCGGGAGCCGCTAGTAGGATTAGAGGTTCTAGAGCTATAGAAGTTGAGTGAGCGCTGATTTTTCTACGTGATGCTTCATTGAGATTTTGTTGATACCTATCAGGTAAATGTAGAGAAAGCCAAGAGAAGCGTATGTGCAgttgtataaataatattgagatgCGAAGACGCGATCAAAATGAAATATGCGATTGTTTTTTTCAAGCCAGACGTTCCACAATATTGCACgggatttgatatttttattttaatatacaaaataccttttttttttacctataGAAGCAttgaattcatttatttataaccaaattatgacataatcaaataaactttGGTTCCTACAATGCATATAATAATTGCATAACTTACCACTCATGCAATATAACATAGTCAGCATTTTATTATCCTTCCTATTCAAAGGTTGGGGTTTGAATGCTACTTTTGGGTTGCCCataatctttaaaataaaaatttatataatttatttgagatgagcttttatatatatatttatataatttatttgagctgataattggacgtccatagataaactatggacgtccataggggatataaattcatatattatcactaataatatacatatatatctcagGAGTTGGGAATGGGGAGGAGTTAAAGATGGAAATTGTTACAATGAGACAAGTTTAATTAAAGACCCAAATTATTGGGGAAGCTACTCAAAAAAGAACATAATGAAAGTGATTAGGGAGGAGTTAAGTGCATGCAAAGTGCCAATTAGTGTGTTAAACATCACACAACTCTCTGAATACCGCAAGGATGCACATCTCTCTATTTATTATCAAAAACTTGATCATCAATTGAAGCCGAAGGAACTTGCAAACCCTAAAAGTTTTGCAGATTGTTATCATTGGTGTGTTCCTGGTGTTCCTGATGTTTGGAATGAACTCTTGTACACTAAGCTCTTTTTCCCTtgatatgtatttttctttttatttatatgtgcataaagattttttatttatttgttttgttctacttattttttttataaaagtttgtaagaatatttgtaatttagatTTAATCACTATGTGTAAGTCTAGGAAAACACGTGGAGTACTAATGTAtcatagaattatttttttattctttcaaattttaatattaatctcCTTTTCTAATTAATTTCAATAAGGGTAGTCCAATGGTATAACACCAAAGATAAGGGAGTCACGGCTCAAATCCCTCCCCGACAGAGATCGCTCATATACTTGCTCACCCCTGATTCTTATATCTTTGATCTTACATCCGTAGTTACAGACTGCTTTAGATCTgcttatattcatataaaaaagaatatagtcatctattattcaaaaaaaataaattaattacaataaattaagtcagatattatcaatattattgttaaaaattcttACTTTGATCCAagctaaatatttaaaatttatcaccggctatttagaaaaaaatttcttttaaaataaatggatgaatcattcaaaatattaaataaataaaaaaaaaaaacatcaaagagATAGAGCAAAAGTGTAGAAAAGATTGGATACACACGAAACCGCTGGAGTAGTTGAGAGTCTCAACTAAGTGGTAAAAATAAGATAGGGTTTTTAGAAAATTaactatttttcttaaaaatcatCCGTTTATGGTCATTTTAATCAAAGATAATTGCTCgatttttcaataataagaaTGTCTCAATAATAATAGTAGGAGAGGAGTAGAGAAACACAAGATTgtgtttaattgttattatagCATCTCAAGTTTAAGTCATTTCTTGTTTTATGCTTCAGAAGACCgaaaaaaatacatgatcaaTTTTTACTAGGATCAAAGTGAGTAGGAGCGGCTGATTAAATATCTGCTTGCTTCTTTCCAACGAAATGCCCCATAATGTCGCTTGAGTGAGAAGTTACAATTTTACCATTGAAGTGTTGGGTTGAATAGATAATGATTTTGTGAAGCTTATCCACAACATGTAGCAGTACAAGCTCATCCTAAAGTACAACTATTTAtaaaatgatgataaaatatAACACACATGTCTAAGGAAGTAGCcttaacaaatcaaataaataatatcatatactaacatatatatatatgttagtaaTCCTTTTGGAGAGAGACTGAGAGAGGAGAGGATTGACtaggttttgtttggattgatttgttttggttttgattttagaAAAGTTGTTATACATCTACTAGAAATAAGATCGGAcggtttaaatttatttataaggACATTAATACTATTTATCTATACAGTAAAATccaaaatcaaaaaattattacggttggatttcaatccaatggTTAAATATCAACGTTTGGAGATAAATGATCTCCGAATGTACTTAGAAGATgcagcctatatatatattatgaaagtGACAACGaatacattttataaaaatggtCTTATTCgatcaaataaaactaaaccACTCCAAAATTAGCATGGTTGCTTTCTTAGTTGTTGATTTTGGAACGGCCATAACTTATGTTTCCTTTGTTTATATCTTGTCATATATAAATCAACACAAAAAATGGCAAAATATGTTATGATCTATCAACAAAATAAGGAGAAGTAGAACTATCAATCTCcaacttctttttctcttgtttgaagCATACTTCATTTCCCCTTCAAGCAAGGAAAACAGAACATGAACTTGTTATTTTCTTcaacaactcacaactatcttTGTCATAAGgattcatttaaatttaatacatacatgtatatgatGATTTAAGACTCATGGTTTAGGTGCACCAATTCACTAACAGAAACTTATTTTTGGTGCACCTAAACCAAAAGaaacttattttatatattttcaacaaCTCaccaatatataaataattaaacttattctatatattttcatttggtTGGTCATAACCAATGAAAGCTTACGTTAGACAAGGTGGTGAGTGGTTCTTATCAAATTTCATTTTCACATGGGGTTAGATACCAACATCTTCAATGTTTATTTGCACTCAATGAATCAAAATTGGTTGTCTTTCAATTTGTTTATCTCATGTTTGAGTTTTTAGTAATAGGGTTAATTACTTAATGAAAAGTTTCTGAAGAGCTGTAACTTCTTCGTAGGTCTCTgccatttttgttttaaattttctttttttttaacaatagaTAAACTacaactttatttaaataaaataaaatatgaattaaaaaaatctattatgtCATACAAAATTGTTCTACCAGAAATGGGTATATAGagcatataataaaataaatcaacgaTTAGtattaaaaattacttttaaaaataactgaTGACTGTAAATATGTaaagaatttaaagaaaataaaaaatttctaaaatgcAAGGAGGCGCCAGAGCTGTAGACGATCTTGAGTACTATCTGGGTTGCTGGGTGGCAGGGTGTGAGGAGGCCTTCTTGTTTCCTTTTTCCTTgtgttgtttatgttttcttgttgttggtttgtttactttttgtaCCACCTCTAATGGTCGATCTCATCTGTCGGTGAAGACCTGTATCCTGTTCTCGCTTTggtttaattaaaatggtttatccaccgtttaaaaaataataataataataatgcaacaCTCCAAAAACAATAGAGTTAGTGGAATCTAAAAAAACAGAGAGCAAATAGTAAGTACTcttttttagtatttatatgAAATCAAACCTAATCCATGTTAGGATTTATTATAGTAAAGTTAACCACTACCTGATATGGAATTCTATTTGAATGAATATTATACAACCCAAATGATACACTAatcttgttttttcttatatGTAAATGCATGATATATTATTGTTCTTAATCAGTAAGAGTGCTTGTAGGCTTTGATCAACTCCAACTTTAGTGactatgtttttcaattatatacttgaaagcaatataatGTTGTACTTTTCAATTCATCAGTATAActaataaagtttttttatagattAAAACCAAATGAATTATGGCATTTAGTTGGTGAATAGCATGGAATGGACAATCCACCATCAAAGTGCATGTGTTAGTTCATGTGCAACATGATATTCAAGCTCTCAAATGAGCTCACAAAGATGATAAAGTAGTAGTACTAGATTTATGGCAAAGAAGAACAACCAATTGTTTTTTATGAAGCCATGGGGATTAAGGAGCATCATCAACTTCATTGTGTCTCTCTTCCTTGCACTTGCAATCATCCTCTTCATTTCGAGCACGGCAAAGACTGGAAATGCACGCGAAGGCGGTATGGAGAGCGCGAAGGCGGCCGGGCAAGGTGAGGATGGAGAGATTTGTGACTTGTTCTCCGGAAAGTGGGTTTTCGATAATTTGACATATCCTTTATACTCTGAGAGAGAGTGTATGTTCATGTCTGATCAGTCTGCATGCGAAAAGTTCGGGAGGAAGAATTTTCGGTATCAGAATTGGAGGTGGCAACCTAATGGATGTGATCTTCCAAGGTTGGTATTTTTCGTTGATAGGATGAGAAACTCTagcttatatattcaaatgatAAATATGTTGGTAAAACAGATTCAATGCGACGAGATTGCTTGAGAGTTTGAGAGGGCGAAGAATGGTGTTTGTCGGGGATTCATTAAATCGAAACCAGTGGGTGTCTATGGTTTGTCTTCTTGGTTCTGTAATTCCTTCTTCTTTGAAGTCCATGGAAACCAATGGATCTCTCATGTCCTTCAAAGCCAAGGTttgtttcattatttatatCTCTAAAAATTAATGGTACCATTTGGTTTGTTTACTGATACCCTGAAATTCATGCAGGAATACAATGCATCAGTGGAGTTCTATTGGTCTCCTTTACTAGTTGAATCAAACTCCGATCATCCAACAAATCATCGTATACCGGATAGGATTGTTAGAACTCAATCAATCGAAAAACACGCAAAACATTGGACAGATGCTGACATTCTTGTTTTCAACTCTTATCTCTGGTGGAGAAGATCTACCATGAAAGTCATGTAAGAAATCATCTTCTATATATATGACATAATTCGTATCGATGTCGGGTATTTGATGTAATTTTTGTGTTGATGAACAGGTGGGGTTCATTTCAGGACAATGATGGAATATACAAAGAGATTGAGATACTCAGAGCCTATGAACTTGCATTGAAGACATGGTCTGATTGGCTTGAATTCAATGTAGATCCTCTCAAGACTCAGCTCTTCTTTGTTAGCATGTCTCCCACTCACTTCTGGTAATTGATGATCATCAATTTCACCTggaaattaaacaaatttattagtGTTAACGACGGCAAAAATGTTGCAGGGGTGAAGAGTGGGGAATTGACAGCAATCAAAACTGCTACAATGAGACagaaccaataaaaaaaattgggttttgGGGTAGAGGATCAGATAAGAGGATGATGAATGTTGTAGATACGGCAATCGATAGATTGAAGGATAGGGGAGTGAGTGTGCAGATACTCAATGTGACTCAACTCTCAGAATACCGAAAAGACGGTCATCCTTCGATTTATCGGAAGCAATGGGATCCTTTAACCGAAGAACAGATTGCTAATCCTAGTAGTTATGCTGATTGTATTCATTGGTGCCTCCCAGGAGTTCCTGATGTGTGGAATGAACTATTGTACGCCTACATTTTCAAACAGCAATGAAGCGGGGAATTTTTCACCTTGCTGTTAATTTTTTGGTGTTTCGGTCCTTTATCACTCTCGCTTTGTTATTGACTATTTCAAGAACCTCTGGTCGGGAATTAAGAACTCCACTTGACATGCCAACATCAATGCACCAAATTCTGCGATTGTATTTACTGCAGTAAACAAATCAAGAACATATATTATTAGTTTGGTCAGTTAATAATTCATGCTTCAATCACTGCTTGAGCAACTGTATATGTACCAATTTGCACCATCAAACTGTGGAGTATGACCGACAACCATTCCTTTGGCACCTATAGCTTGTAATGTCTGTTCTGCAATCGATGAAACCTGCAGAAAAAAATTTTCAGTATGTTTACAAAACTGTGCAATAAAAGAGTTTGCTGAACTTCAGCAAATTATTCACTAGCATGCCTTCCAAGTTTTGTGCTTCATGTCTGATAAATCCCTTGAATATAATCGGTTCCAAACAACACTGTCGTAGCCTCTGGTAGCAATGAAAGGGATTTCCAGACCTTCATCAACGTCATTGCTCAACCCCCTCATCCAATTTGATACTTCTCTGTTCATTCTCTCTATACCATATTTAACTGTAGACATACAACCGTAGTTATATTAGTATGATGTGTAGATATTCCTTTATTTCAAGTACTTATCGAGCTTACTGTGATGAGGGAGAAGGCCACCGTGACAAAAGACCCAATCATCTACTTTAAGAACGACAGCATTGCGCGCCAATTCGCAAGCAAGTGGACCACCTGGACTAAAAAGTGATGATCTTGCAAAGACTCCCTTCTGTCTCTGtcctaaaattttgttaatgatGTCAGAACAATTGCATGAAGTTTGACAAGATAGAATCAGAAAATCTGAGAATTTTAGGAAATTTCTAGCTGTTCTTATTGCTGATATCCTGttcagaaaacaaaattatagaACAAAGTGATGATCTTGCAAGGGCTCATTTCAATTCACTGATGGGAAGTTTAACATAATTGTTCTTTGAAAATCAGAAATCCTGAAACATTACTGTTGTTGATTGTCAATTAATTTGAAAAGTTTATGGAAACTCTCTAATGTTTATACAATTAGAAATTGAAGAATTTCAtagaacaaaaagaaaggaaaaaaaaatgcagaaaagagtgtttcaaaacaaaataaatggaAATACCTTCATGAAATTCCAAGTGCTCCATTGGCTATGAGACATTCTATGATTCTCTTTCCATCTTTCATACACATTGATCCAAGTTACAAAAGCTTCTTGCCAATTACCATCAAGTTCatccaaatattccaaaaaacCAATGCATTCATCAAATGCTCCTGGATCAACATATCTGAAATCACCTTCCACATTCATAGTTTCATGATTTCCATTCACCTAATAAAAACCACAATTAAGTATTCACAACTTTGaattcttttcaaataaaaaaaataataatttttttagcaaatataAACCTGAAAAACAGCACCTCCTCTCTGTTTTGCCTGGACATCTAATGATTGAAACAAAGACAAGATTGCAATTTCATCTTCACCTCTATCAAGAACATCACCAAGTTGAACCAAAACCTAAAAACACAATCAAAGACTCAATTAACTACATCAATGCATgattaatcaatcaatcaaccaaactcaaattatcagagaaaaaaacatacagtGTCACCACCAATCCATAAACCTTCACCATTTGAGCTCAAAACACCAGCCATTTCCAAAGCACTCCTTGTTTGAGAGAGGTCACCATGAAGATCACCAACTGAAG from Dioscorea cayenensis subsp. rotundata cultivar TDr96_F1 chromosome 9, TDr96_F1_v2_PseudoChromosome.rev07_lg8_w22 25.fasta, whole genome shotgun sequence includes these protein-coding regions:
- the LOC120269070 gene encoding protein trichome birefringence-like 34, with amino-acid sequence MAKKNNQLFFMKPWGLRSIINFIVSLFLALAIILFISSTAKTGNAREGGMESAKAAGQGEDGEICDLFSGKWVFDNLTYPLYSERECMFMSDQSACEKFGRKNFRYQNWRWQPNGCDLPRFNATRLLESLRGRRMVFVGDSLNRNQWVSMVCLLGSVIPSSLKSMETNGSLMSFKAKEYNASVEFYWSPLLVESNSDHPTNHRIPDRIVRTQSIEKHAKHWTDADILVFNSYLWWRRSTMKVMWGSFQDNDGIYKEIEILRAYELALKTWSDWLEFNVDPLKTQLFFVSMSPTHFWGEEWGIDSNQNCYNETEPIKKIGFWGRGSDKRMMNVVDTAIDRLKDRGVSVQILNVTQLSEYRKDGHPSIYRKQWDPLTEEQIANPSSYADCIHWCLPGVPDVWNELLYAYIFKQQ
- the LOC120269071 gene encoding shewanella-like protein phosphatase 1, translating into MALAMATFSLNSLTLPSSQTLMLSQSPCLKPITVTGFPPTFVSAPGRRIVAVGDLHGDLSQTRSALEMAGVLSSNGEGLWIGGDTVLVQLGDVLDRGEDEIAILSLFQSLDVQAKQRGGAVFQVNGNHETMNVEGDFRYVDPGAFDECIGFLEYLDELDGNWQEAFVTWINVYERWKENHRMSHSQWSTWNFMKRQKGVFARSSLFSPGGPLACELARNAVVLKVDDWVFCHGGLLPHHIKYGIERMNREVSNWMRGLSNDVDEGLEIPFIATRGYDSVVWNRLYSRDLSDMKHKTWKVSSIAEQTLQAIGAKGMVVGHTPQFDGANCKYNRRIWCIDVGMSSGVLNSRPEVLEIVNNKARVIKDRNTKKLTAR